Proteins from one Dromiciops gliroides isolate mDroGli1 chromosome 6, mDroGli1.pri, whole genome shotgun sequence genomic window:
- the GRPEL1 gene encoding grpE protein homolog 1, mitochondrial, whose amino-acid sequence MAAQCSGLVRRTLPAFALSLRTSSRLLCTAAKQKNNGQNLEDESSPNEQKTDSTSAEKTLTDEKIKLEEQLKETLEKYKRALADTENLRRRSQKLVEEAKLYGIQGFCKDLLEVADILEKATESVPKDEIKEENPHLKNLYEGLVMTEVQIQKVFKKHGLLKLNPVGAKFDPYEHEALFHTPVEGKEPGTIALVTKVGYKLHGRTLRPALVGVVKEP is encoded by the exons ATGGCGGCACAGTGCTCGGGTTTGGTGCGACGGACTCTCCCGGCGTTCGCCCTCTCGCTCCG GACCTCTTCTAGGCTGCTCTGTACAGcagcaaaacagaaaaataatggCCAGAACTTAGAAGATGAATCCAGTCCAAATGAACAGAAGACAGATAGTACCTCTGCAGAGAAGACACTAACTGACGAGAAGATCAAATTAGAAGAACAACTGAAAGAAACTTTG GAAAAGTACAAACGAGCCTTAGCAGATACAGAGAACTTGCGGCGACGGAGCCAGAAATTGGTAGAAGAGGCAAAACTATATG gtatTCAAGGTTTCTGTAAAGATTTATTAGAAGTTGCTGACATTTTGGAAAAGGCTACAGAAAGTGTCccaaaagatgaaataaaggaagaaaacccTCATTTGAAGAACCTGTATGAGGGTCTTGTTATGACTGAAGTCCAGATTCAAAAAGTGTTCAAAAAGCATGGTTTGCTCAAACTAAATCCTGTTGGTGCCAAATTTGATCCCTATGAACATGAAGCCTTGTTCCATACTCCAGTAGAGGGGAAGGAGCCTGGCACCATTGCACTAGTAACCAAAGTTGGGTATAAGCTACATGGCCGAACCTTGAGACCTGCTTTGGTGGGTGTTGTTAAAGAACCGTAG